A genomic window from Planococcus rifietoensis includes:
- the ezrA gene encoding septation ring formation regulator EzrA — MMEYIIIAVIILLALLIIGMVFRKKHNAEIERLEQLKLQLKEKPIMEELTKVKQLNLNGQTEEMFERWRNKWDEIMDVDIPKIDATLYDAEESIKRFNFPKASKLEKQAEVKIDDADRQIAVIFAELDELIGSEEKNRSEMDLIQDKYVRARKNLLAHKSSYGAAAGPLEKRLESFVQRFEEYDQLTEEGNYLRARETVINLSADSAQAFMLVDDIPMMLTEIDEKIPQDLTQLRQGKQEMEEQSYYLNHLGLTEKIEEIEQELAVLKKQLETLEVTDSKNQVDEIKDRIDAMYDLLEKEVAAKHYIDQHLMDTERHLQVVARDTQELEEESRYVQHSYKITDQEAAIPKTCLEKVEQLAKRFELLANRLEEDQSAYSSLQDELMHIREDLTIVDSTQMDFTDALKNLRVEENKARIHVEELRRRLQETDRMLHKANIPGIPEDMDVRLEEAEEHLFVAMRALREVPLNMKLVDNYMEQAETSITDVEIKAKEMVENVLLVERIIQYGNRYRKTNPQLHAHLLEAEESFRQMRYTKALEEAATAVENFEPGSMKRIEVLVKDKD, encoded by the coding sequence ATGATGGAGTATATCATCATTGCGGTCATCATTCTATTGGCGCTGCTTATCATCGGCATGGTGTTTCGAAAAAAACACAATGCGGAAATCGAGCGTCTGGAACAACTGAAACTGCAACTAAAAGAGAAACCAATTATGGAAGAACTTACTAAAGTGAAACAATTAAACTTGAATGGCCAGACAGAGGAAATGTTCGAGCGCTGGCGCAATAAATGGGACGAAATCATGGATGTCGATATCCCGAAAATAGACGCAACACTCTATGACGCAGAAGAATCGATCAAACGTTTTAATTTCCCGAAAGCTTCCAAACTCGAAAAACAAGCCGAAGTGAAAATAGATGATGCCGACCGGCAAATCGCGGTCATTTTCGCGGAACTGGACGAGTTGATCGGCAGTGAAGAGAAAAACCGCAGCGAAATGGATCTAATCCAGGATAAATACGTTCGTGCCCGCAAAAACCTGCTTGCGCATAAGTCTTCGTACGGCGCGGCTGCCGGGCCGCTTGAGAAGCGCTTGGAATCATTTGTCCAACGCTTTGAGGAATACGACCAGCTGACGGAAGAAGGCAATTACTTAAGAGCACGGGAGACGGTCATCAATTTGTCGGCTGACAGCGCACAAGCCTTTATGCTGGTAGACGATATCCCGATGATGCTGACGGAAATCGATGAGAAGATTCCGCAGGATTTGACTCAACTGCGCCAAGGCAAACAAGAGATGGAAGAGCAGTCGTATTACCTCAATCATCTTGGGTTGACCGAGAAAATCGAAGAAATCGAGCAAGAGCTGGCTGTCTTGAAAAAACAACTGGAAACTTTAGAAGTAACCGATAGCAAAAACCAAGTCGACGAAATTAAAGACCGGATCGACGCCATGTACGACCTGCTTGAAAAAGAAGTGGCGGCAAAACATTATATCGACCAGCATTTGATGGACACAGAGCGCCACCTGCAAGTGGTTGCGCGCGATACCCAGGAACTGGAAGAAGAAAGCCGTTATGTGCAGCACAGCTATAAAATCACGGACCAAGAAGCGGCAATTCCGAAGACTTGCTTAGAGAAAGTCGAACAGCTTGCAAAGCGCTTTGAATTATTGGCGAACCGCTTGGAAGAAGACCAATCCGCCTATTCGAGCCTTCAGGACGAATTGATGCACATCCGTGAAGATTTGACGATCGTCGATTCCACACAGATGGACTTCACCGATGCATTGAAAAACCTGCGTGTTGAGGAAAACAAAGCCCGTATTCATGTAGAAGAATTGAGGCGCCGCCTTCAGGAAACGGACCGCATGCTGCATAAAGCGAACATCCCGGGCATTCCGGAAGACATGGATGTCCGCCTCGAGGAAGCAGAAGAGCATTTGTTTGTTGCGATGCGCGCGCTTCGCGAAGTGCCCCTTAATATGAAGCTAGTCGATAATTACATGGAGCAAGCAGAAACTAGTATTACGGATGTGGAGATCAAAGCGAAAGAAATGGTCGAAAACGTCTTGCTGGTGGAACGCATTATCCAGTACGGAAACCGTTACCGGAAGACGAATCCACAGCTTCACGCCCATCTGTTGGAAGCGGAAGAATCGTTCCGCCAAATGCGCTATACGAAAGCGCTCGAAGAAGCGGCGACGGCTGTCGAGAATTTTGAACCCGGTTCGATGAAACGCATTGAAGTGCTCGTAAAAGATAAAGACTAA
- a CDS encoding cysteine desulfurase family protein has product MIYLDNSATTEPDPQVLETYVKASNRYFANPSSLHRLGNEAEDLLESARSQIKGLLGYGRIIFTSGGTEANNLAIRGAAHANQEKGRHIISCKTEHPSVLEPLKQLEKEGFEITLLSVDRKGAIDLADLQQALRVDTILVSLMQVNNEIGTIHPLADIRRMLNNHRALFHVDAVQGAGKLLLSEQEMPDLLTVSAHKFHGLKNSGVLAVHKAELEPILFGGGQEGGLRSGTVSVPNAAALAKALRLATPNPDHLEWNAELRSFFAGYKDIYIVSPSSAAPHILAVAIAGMRGETLVGALQQEGVIVSTSSACSSKNKQASHVIEAIGLPREYRDGTIRISFGAMTTHEDISELKKRFHKAHQLIKGVEQS; this is encoded by the coding sequence ATGATTTATTTGGATAATAGCGCAACGACCGAACCCGACCCGCAAGTGCTCGAAACCTATGTAAAGGCGAGCAACCGCTATTTCGCGAATCCGTCATCGCTTCATCGCTTGGGAAACGAAGCGGAAGACTTACTCGAGTCGGCGCGCAGCCAGATCAAGGGCCTGCTCGGCTATGGGCGCATAATTTTCACATCCGGCGGCACCGAAGCGAATAACCTGGCGATTCGGGGGGCCGCTCATGCCAATCAAGAAAAAGGGCGGCACATCATCTCGTGCAAAACCGAACACCCATCGGTTTTGGAACCGTTGAAGCAACTCGAAAAAGAAGGATTTGAAATCACGCTGCTTTCAGTCGATAGAAAAGGCGCGATCGATCTCGCTGACCTGCAGCAGGCGCTTCGGGTAGATACAATTCTCGTCAGCCTGATGCAAGTCAATAATGAAATCGGCACGATCCATCCGCTGGCAGACATTCGGCGCATGCTTAACAACCACCGGGCGCTGTTTCATGTTGACGCCGTGCAAGGCGCCGGTAAACTGCTACTAAGCGAGCAAGAGATGCCGGATTTACTGACCGTCTCTGCACATAAGTTTCATGGGTTGAAGAACAGCGGGGTTTTGGCCGTCCATAAGGCGGAACTCGAACCAATCTTGTTCGGCGGCGGCCAAGAAGGCGGACTTCGCAGTGGCACGGTCTCGGTTCCGAATGCTGCAGCACTGGCAAAAGCATTGCGCCTTGCAACACCAAACCCTGATCATCTAGAATGGAATGCGGAATTGCGCAGCTTTTTCGCTGGATACAAAGACATTTACATCGTCAGCCCATCTAGTGCAGCGCCGCATATCCTGGCTGTGGCGATCGCTGGCATGCGCGGGGAGACTTTAGTCGGTGCCTTGCAGCAAGAAGGCGTCATCGTTTCCACTTCGAGCGCCTGTTCTTCCAAGAATAAGCAGGCAAGCCACGTCATTGAAGCAATCGGCTTGCCGCGCGAATACCGTGACGGCACAATCCGCATCAGCTTTGGCGCCATGACCACCCATGAAGACATCAGCGAATTGAAGAAACGTTTTCATAAAGCGCATCAATTGATCAAAGGAGTCGAACAATCATGA
- the thiI gene encoding tRNA uracil 4-sulfurtransferase ThiI gives MKTNQILIRYGELSTKGRNRKAFISRLRNNIQTLFAGTPTLRIKAERDRMFLFCDDEQGMEDIVSRLPYVFGIQSFSPVTQTSLELDDMKHTALAIVSKMDTKDKSFKVSVKRPNKEFPYEKPEIMRTIGGYVLGNTPELTVAMRNPDIDLSVEIRQDAAYMMAETIQGAAGLPIGAGGRALLMLSGGIDSPVAGYHMLKRGVRLELIHFFSPPFTTERAKEKVLDLAEKLSGFGSPVTLHIIPFTEIQQEVHKQVPDNITMTSTRRMMMRIADAVRAKTDAKAIITGESLGQVASQTLESLQAINAVTNTPILRPLIAQDKLEIIETAQAIGTYDISIRPYEDCCTIFTPANPKTKPKTDKVEHYESFVSFDEMIDRAVAEREIIEFPRNKQQHFEDLL, from the coding sequence ATGAAAACCAATCAAATACTTATCCGCTACGGCGAGCTGTCGACAAAAGGCCGCAACCGAAAAGCGTTCATTTCACGGCTCCGCAATAATATCCAGACTTTATTCGCAGGCACGCCGACTTTGCGCATCAAAGCCGAACGCGACCGGATGTTCTTATTCTGCGACGACGAACAAGGCATGGAAGACATTGTGTCTCGCCTACCTTATGTGTTCGGCATCCAGTCGTTCAGCCCTGTGACACAGACCAGCCTGGAATTGGATGATATGAAGCATACTGCTTTAGCGATCGTCAGCAAGATGGATACTAAGGACAAGAGCTTTAAAGTTTCCGTCAAAAGGCCAAACAAGGAATTTCCCTACGAAAAACCGGAGATCATGCGCACGATCGGGGGATACGTACTCGGCAATACGCCTGAGCTGACAGTCGCGATGAGAAATCCTGACATCGACTTGAGTGTTGAAATCCGCCAAGATGCCGCTTATATGATGGCTGAAACGATCCAAGGCGCAGCCGGCTTGCCGATTGGCGCAGGCGGCAGGGCGCTATTGATGCTGTCAGGTGGGATTGACAGCCCTGTTGCGGGATATCATATGCTCAAGCGGGGAGTTAGGCTTGAACTGATCCACTTCTTCAGTCCACCGTTTACGACCGAGCGCGCAAAAGAGAAAGTGCTCGATCTTGCCGAGAAATTGAGCGGCTTCGGGTCTCCTGTCACTTTGCACATCATTCCGTTCACAGAAATCCAGCAGGAAGTCCACAAACAAGTGCCTGACAATATCACCATGACATCCACGCGCCGCATGATGATGCGCATAGCGGATGCGGTGCGTGCAAAAACGGACGCTAAAGCAATCATCACCGGTGAAAGCCTTGGCCAAGTCGCCAGCCAGACGCTTGAGAGTTTGCAAGCTATAAACGCAGTGACAAACACGCCGATTTTGCGCCCCTTGATCGCACAGGACAAACTGGAAATCATCGAAACGGCACAAGCAATCGGCACATACGATATTTCCATCCGGCCATATGAGGATTGCTGTACGATCTTCACGCCGGCCAATCCGAAAACGAAACCAAAAACGGATAAAGTGGAGCATTACGAGAGCTTTGTGTCGTTCGACGAGATGATCGATCGAGCAGTAGCAGAACGCGAGATCATCGAATTTCCGAGGAACAAACAACAGCATTTCGAAGACTTGCTGTAA